One genomic window of Cannabis sativa cultivar Pink pepper isolate KNU-18-1 chromosome 2, ASM2916894v1, whole genome shotgun sequence includes the following:
- the LOC115721286 gene encoding pentatricopeptide repeat-containing protein At1g09190, whose product MTKACREAERRVLRLLHGHETRKNLPQIHAHFLRHGLQKSNQVLAHFVSVCGSLNKMSYATRLFQQTPNPNKNLFNSMIKGYSLRGPFGNALLSFNLMKSQAIFPDEYTFAPLLKASSSLCEFRIGQCVHSQVLRSGFESFSSIQIGIVELCSTCLRMDDAKKVFDEMPHRDVIVWNLLIRGFCKGGNVDMGLSLFRKMSERSIVSWNSMISCLAQSGRDSEALRIFVEMLEQGFEPDDATVVSVLPVCARLGAVDVGQWIHSYIDSKGLLQEVVSVGNALIDFYCKCGSLELASAIFRRMHHRDVITWNVMVLGLAFNGKGQHGVELFEEMLNKGVKPNHASFVSVLACCAHAGLVEKGRDLFASMSLSHNVKPKLEHYGCMVDILCRNGGIKEAHDMIKSMPMKPNAALWGSLLSSCRTYGDLELAETALCELINLEPWNSGNYVLLSNIYAEEGRWEKVEQVRVLMRENCVKKEPGHSAVGFS is encoded by the coding sequence ATGACCAAAGCTTGTCGCGAGGCCGAACGGAGGGTTCTCCGTCTCCTCCACGGCCACGAAACTCGCAAAAACCTCCCTCAAATCCATGCCCACTTCCTCCGCCACGGTCTCCAAAAATCCAACCAAGTCCTCGCTCACTTCGTCTCCGTTTGCGGTTCTCTCAACAAAATGAGTTACGCCACTCGCCTCTTCCAACAGACTCCGAACCCCAACAAGAACCTCTTCAATTCCATGATCAAGGGTTACTCTTTACGCGGACCCTTTGGAAATGCCCTGCTTTCGTTCAATCTTATGAAGAGTCAAGCCATTTTTCCAGACGAGTACACTTTCGCGCCGTTGCTCAAGGCAAGCTCGAGTCTTTGTGAGTTTAGAATCGGTCAGTGTGTTCATTCCCAAGTTCTGAGATCTGGGTTTGAGTCATTTAGTTCCATACAGATTGGGATTGTTGAGCTTTGTTCAACTTGTTTGAGGATGGACGATGCCAAGAAGGTGTTCGACGAAATGCCTCACAGAGATGTAATTGTTTGGAATTTACTTATCCGTGGCTTTTGCAAAGGTGGTAATGTTGATATGGGTTTATCCCTTTTTCGAAAAATGAGTGAGAGGAGCATTGTTTCTTGGAATTCAATGATTTCCTGCCTAGCTCAAAGTGGGAGAGATAGTGAAGCTTTGAGAATCTTTGTTGAAATGCTAGAACAAGGTTTTGAGCCTGATGATGCTACTGTGGTGAGTGTGTTGCCTGTTTGTGCTCGTTTGGGGGCTGTTGATGTTGGGCAATGGATACATTCTTATATAGATTCTAAAGGACTGTTACAAGAAGTTGTTTCTGTTGGGAATGCACTCATCGATTTCTACTGTAAATGTGGAAGTTTGGAATTAGCCTCAGCTATTTTCAGGCGAATGCATCACCGAGATGTTATTACATGGAATGTAATGGTTTTAGGCCTGGCTTTTAATGGGAAAGGACAACATGGTGTTGAGTTGTTTGAGGAAATGTTGAACAAAGGGGTAAAGCCTAATCATGCCAGTTTTGTATCGGTTTTGGCATGTTGTGCTCATGCTGGTTTGGTGGAAAAAGGAAGAGATTTGTTTGCTTCAATGTCGTTGTCTCATAATGTTAAACCGAAACTTGAACATTATGGATGTATGGTTGATATTCTTTGTAGAAATGGAGGTATTAAAGAGGCTCATGACATGATCAAAAGCATGCCAATGAAACCAAATGCTGCTTTATGGGGCTCATTGCTTAGTTCTTGTCGTACTTATGGTGATTTGGAACTTGCGGAAACAGCGCTTTGTGAGCTTATCAATCTTGAACCATGGAATTCTGGTAATTATGTGTTGTTGTCAAACATTTATGCAGAAGAAGGTAGGTGGGAAAAGGTGGAGCAGGTCAGAGTGTTGATGAGAGAAAATTGTGTTAAAAAAGAGCCAGGACACAGTGCAGTTGGATTCAGCTGA
- the LOC115721287 gene encoding uncharacterized protein LOC115721287, whose protein sequence is MALFTMPKHKLLAFTLLIIIIFFFSGICKAEDNNNPTEMFQKALFCFNNKFIYAGCDKTYRLNEGGKLNVPPQAVELFCNGPCLAETELVLNCVDNIFSNFLFYNKATIGDIRGALNVGCTEHRKGLFNFQGFPQGNFGGFPQGEISHGERPKISSVVYALILLISGSFCFFL, encoded by the exons ATGGCTCTCTTTACCATGCCAAAACACAAACTCCTTGCTTTCACTCTTCTTATCATCATAATCTTCTTCTTTTCAG GAATATGTAAGGCAGAAGACAATAATAATCCAACAGAAATGTTTCAGAAAGCCTTGTTTTGTTTCAATAACAAGTTT ATCTATGCTGGTTGTGATAAGACATATAGATTGAATGAAGGTGGAAAGCTTAATGTGCCTCCTCAAGCAGTTGAGTTGTTCTGTAATGGACCTTGTTTGGCTGAGACAGAGTTAGTCCTCAATTGTGTTGACAATATTTTCTCGAACTTCTTATTCTATAATAAGGCAACTATAGGAGACATAAGGGGTGCTTTAAACGTCGGCTGCACTGAACACCGCAAAG GGTTATTCAATTTCCAAGGGTTTCCACAAGGTAATTTTGGAGGATTTCCACAAGGTGAAATAAGCCATGGAGAGAGGCCGAAGATTTCAAGTGTGGTTTATGCATTGATACTACTAATTAGTGGAAGCTTTTGCTTCTTTTTGTAA